A window from Corynebacterium urealyticum DSM 7109 encodes these proteins:
- the ftsY gene encoding signal recognition particle-docking protein FtsY: MNVFIWVLIGLVVLAAIVAIVVVLGLRRNKSKQISFEKSPEIEKKPSSGDYQAKGGFNFTSGGESPAPTSEEAGRPTMDIGGVSVPAPFEKEKEAQPHGEAPAEASEKPAPAKAEPEQPAAEKADADETSPAAAEEEKPAEPAAPAELAVPAAEQGEPDAEKAAEDPQGEQAGSEKPVEAEPAEKRETTAPVDVPAPPAAAPEEAAAEKEAEKADAAAADTAENGSVDEVADGATPAEKQEAARTQEIAPVEGRLGKLRGRMAKSQNVIGRGVLGILSAGDLDEDAWEEIEDTLLMADLGADTTMKVVDSLRERIASQGVESEEQARAMLREVLIEAGKPELDRSIKAMPYKGKPGVIMVVGVNGTGKTTTTGKLSRVLVGMGKHVVLGAADTFRAAAADQLETWGNRVGARTVRGKEGADPASVAFDSVSQGMDEQADVVLVDTAGRLHTSVGLMDQLGKVKRVVEKRARVDEVLLVLDATVGQNGLMQARVFRDVVDITGVVLTKLDGTAKGGIVFQVQEELGVPVKLVGLGEGADDLAPFEVESFVDALLG, encoded by the coding sequence ATGAACGTTTTCATCTGGGTACTCATTGGCCTGGTGGTGCTGGCCGCCATCGTGGCGATCGTCGTCGTCCTGGGCCTGCGCCGCAACAAGTCCAAGCAGATCTCCTTCGAGAAGTCTCCGGAGATCGAGAAGAAGCCGTCCTCGGGCGACTACCAGGCCAAGGGTGGTTTTAACTTCACCTCTGGCGGGGAGTCCCCAGCTCCGACCTCGGAGGAGGCAGGCCGCCCGACGATGGATATCGGCGGGGTGAGCGTCCCGGCTCCTTTCGAGAAGGAAAAGGAAGCCCAGCCACACGGGGAAGCTCCTGCGGAGGCTTCCGAGAAGCCGGCACCGGCGAAGGCTGAGCCAGAGCAGCCTGCGGCTGAGAAGGCCGACGCCGACGAGACCTCGCCCGCCGCCGCCGAGGAAGAGAAGCCGGCCGAGCCAGCAGCGCCCGCTGAGTTGGCAGTCCCTGCTGCAGAGCAGGGGGAGCCGGACGCCGAGAAGGCAGCCGAAGACCCGCAGGGGGAGCAGGCTGGCAGCGAGAAGCCGGTCGAGGCAGAGCCAGCCGAAAAACGGGAGACCACGGCGCCGGTTGACGTCCCGGCCCCTCCAGCTGCGGCCCCGGAGGAAGCTGCAGCGGAGAAGGAGGCCGAGAAGGCCGACGCCGCCGCTGCGGACACCGCAGAAAACGGGTCTGTAGATGAGGTTGCGGACGGCGCCACCCCGGCCGAGAAGCAGGAAGCTGCCCGCACCCAGGAGATCGCGCCAGTCGAGGGTCGCCTCGGCAAGCTGCGTGGCCGCATGGCGAAGTCCCAGAACGTTATCGGTCGCGGCGTCCTGGGTATTCTCAGCGCAGGCGATCTGGACGAGGATGCGTGGGAAGAAATCGAGGACACGCTCCTCATGGCGGACCTCGGCGCCGACACCACGATGAAGGTCGTGGACTCCCTGCGCGAACGCATCGCCTCCCAGGGTGTGGAGAGCGAGGAGCAGGCGCGCGCGATGCTGCGCGAGGTTCTCATCGAAGCCGGCAAGCCTGAGCTGGACCGCTCCATCAAGGCAATGCCTTATAAGGGCAAGCCGGGTGTGATCATGGTTGTTGGTGTCAACGGCACCGGCAAGACCACCACCACCGGCAAGCTGTCTCGCGTGCTCGTCGGCATGGGCAAGCACGTCGTGCTGGGCGCCGCAGACACCTTCCGTGCAGCCGCTGCCGACCAGCTGGAGACCTGGGGCAACCGGGTAGGCGCGCGCACCGTCCGAGGCAAGGAGGGCGCAGATCCGGCGTCCGTGGCTTTCGACTCGGTGAGCCAGGGAATGGACGAGCAGGCGGACGTCGTCCTCGTGGATACCGCAGGCCGACTGCACACGTCCGTCGGGCTGATGGACCAGCTGGGCAAGGTCAAGCGTGTCGTGGAAAAGCGCGCCCGCGTGGACGAGGTGCTGCTTGTGCTGGATGCCACGGTGGGGCAGAACGGCCTGATGCAGGCCCGCGTCTTCCGCGACGTCGTGGACATCACCGGCGTGGTGCTGACCAAGCTGGACGGCACCGCCAAGGGTGGCATCGTCTTCCAGGTGCAGGAGGAGCTCGGCGTTCCGGTGAAACTCGTCGGCCTCGGCGAGGGCGCAGATGACCTCGCACCATTTGAGGTGGAGAGCTTCGTGGACGCGCTCCTGGGATAA
- a CDS encoding ammonium transporter — protein sequence MDADGMPNAVNVLFQMTFAMIATAIISGSLANRVKIHTWLIFTAVWVVLVYAPMAHMVWGGGLLGEGANSLSAWLFGTHMEGAEAVANIAPIDFAGGTVIHINAGVAGLVLALIIGKSQSFMKEPDTPHNLPLVMLGAALLWFGWFGFNGGSAMAADGSAALVCLNTCVAVCAAMLGWMVSERIRTGYVTSLGTASGVVAGLVVITPGAGDMSPLTSMLAGVVGGVLASYSISLKYRLGFDDSLDVVGLHLAAGLWGTIAPGLFASGRGLLTGGGVDGAKLLVVQVLIAVIAAVFGAVLTAVIALLLKHTLGWRISAEEENAGIDVTHHRERAYHTVADEAVAQRE from the coding sequence ATCGACGCCGACGGCATGCCGAACGCCGTCAACGTCCTGTTTCAGATGACTTTTGCCATGATCGCCACCGCGATCATCTCCGGCTCGCTGGCCAATAGGGTGAAGATCCACACCTGGCTGATCTTCACCGCAGTATGGGTCGTTCTGGTTTACGCGCCGATGGCGCACATGGTCTGGGGTGGTGGACTCCTCGGCGAGGGGGCCAACAGCCTGTCCGCGTGGCTCTTCGGAACCCATATGGAAGGCGCCGAGGCGGTCGCCAATATCGCGCCCATCGACTTTGCAGGCGGCACGGTCATTCACATCAACGCCGGCGTGGCTGGTCTCGTTCTGGCACTCATCATCGGCAAGTCCCAGAGTTTCATGAAGGAGCCCGATACCCCGCACAACCTGCCACTGGTGATGCTGGGTGCAGCACTGCTGTGGTTTGGTTGGTTCGGTTTCAATGGTGGCTCCGCTATGGCAGCCGATGGCAGCGCGGCACTGGTCTGCTTGAACACCTGTGTTGCGGTCTGTGCCGCGATGCTGGGATGGATGGTCAGCGAACGGATCCGAACGGGCTACGTCACCTCCCTGGGGACGGCTTCCGGCGTGGTCGCCGGCCTGGTCGTCATCACTCCGGGGGCTGGGGACATGTCCCCGCTGACCTCGATGCTCGCCGGTGTCGTCGGCGGCGTACTGGCTTCTTATAGCATCTCGCTGAAGTACCGCCTCGGCTTCGACGATTCCCTGGACGTCGTTGGTCTGCACTTGGCCGCGGGGCTGTGGGGGACCATCGCCCCAGGCCTGTTTGCCTCCGGCCGCGGACTTCTGACCGGTGGAGGAGTGGACGGCGCCAAGCTGCTCGTGGTTCAGGTGCTCATCGCCGTCATTGCCGCAGTCTTTGGTGCTGTTCTGACCGCGGTGATCGCGCTGCTTCTCAAGCACACCCTCGGCTGGCGAATTAGCGCCGAGGAGGAGAACGCGGGCATCGACGTGACGCACCACCGCGAACGGGCCTATCACACCGTCGCTGATGAGGCGGTCGCGCAGCGGGAGTAG